A window from Kluyveromyces lactis strain NRRL Y-1140 chromosome E complete sequence encodes these proteins:
- a CDS encoding uncharacterized protein (no similarity), whose product MESVIEERKKRLLQLRQQYTEEKQETDSLTVNKEKKNIEGIQDIPAEGVSSEERLDRDLEELKKRTDHSIKLLLRERILKEAIEEPAVNNDES is encoded by the coding sequence ATGGAATCAGTGATTGAAGAGAGGAAAAAACGTTTACTTCAGCTACGACAACAATACACGGAAGAGAAACAGGAAACAGACAGTTTAACTgtaaataaagaaaagaagaacattgAGGGAATACAGGATATTCCAGCCGAAGGCGTATCAAGCGAAGAAAGACTCGATAGGGACTTAGAAGAACtcaaaaaaagaactgaTCACTCAATTAAACTATTGCTAAGAGAAAGGATATTGAAAGAGGCTATTGAAGAGCCTGCAGTTaataatgatgaatctTAA
- the GDT1 gene encoding putative ribosome biosynthesis protein GDT1 (similar to uniprot|P38301 Saccharomyces cerevisiae YBR187W Hypothetical ORF), translated as MRSSVRTILSFALFLCAVTAIEPVDENNQDYGSSEEPVTAFLLAISMIGVSEIGDKTFLIAALMAMRHDRLLVFSASTASLVIMTILGGLIGRTFTTLIPYKYTLFAAGILFLVFGYKLVLEGLEMPKNAGIEEELAEVEEEIAIQDINHTLHESEEGTVKDSNKYAKEKTNGVFTKFKDFTSRYISGTWIQIFTMVFLGEFGDRSQISTIAMASGSNFTYVMLGACIGHAICTGVAVIGGKLLASKISMRTVTLGGALSFFIFGFLYVYEAFLN; from the coding sequence ATGAGATCTAGTGTGAGAACGATTTTAAGCTTTGCTCTGTTTCTTTGTGCAGTGACAGCAATTGAACcagttgatgaaaacaacCAAGATTATGGTTCATCTGAAGAACCGGTAACGGCTTTCCTTCTAGCTATTTCCATGATAGGTGTATCTGAAATTGGGGACAAAACATTTCTTATAGCTGCATTAATGGCTATGCGTCATGATAGGCTTTTGGTTTTTAGTGCATCTACAGCATCATTGGTGATAATGACTATATTAGGTGGTCTAATCGGCCGTACCTTTACAACTTTGATCCCATACAAGTATACTTTATTTGCTGCTGGAATTTTGTTCCTAGTATTCGGTTACAAACTTGTCTTAGAAGGGTTAGAGATGCCTAAGAACGCAGGcattgaagaagagctagcagaagttgaagaagaaattgcaATTCAAGATATAAATCACACTCTACATGAATCTGAGGAAGGTACCGTTAAGGATAGCAACAAATAcgccaaagaaaaaacaaacgGGGTTTTCACCAAATTTAAAGACTTCACGTCAAGATATATTTCTGGAACTTGGATTCAAATATTTACAATGGTTTTTCTCGGAGAGTTTGGTGATCGTTCCCAAATCTCTACTATAGCCATGGCCTCAGGTAGTAATTTCACATATGTGATGCTAGGAGCGTGCATTGGCCATGCTATTTGTACCGGTGTCGCAGTTATCGGCGGTAAGCTATTAGCATCCAAAATTAGTATGAGAACTGTGACATTGGGAGGGGCACTTTCCTTCTTTATCTTTGGCTTCCTTTATGTCTACGAAGCCTTTCTTAATTAA
- the PCH2 gene encoding Pch2p (weakly similar to uniprot|P38126 Saccharomyces cerevisiae YBR186W PCH2 Nucleolar component of the pachytene checkpoint which prevents chromosome segregation when recombination and chromosome synapsis are defective also represses meiotic interhomolog recombination in the rDNA), whose translation MVRIFVDCEMNAECIGWLEDLIDEEDGSKAVARSFIMVIQNALEAKLKEKIGYHSSDGQSLLEITKKLRSSIVQDLDLLRVNNHGTDFPKAFLKVVWHQLLEKHMVPGPKDTIIRLPSVTQFEEETILSSYVKDVDLEIIENSPVGALLELKDGKGLKDMIDGILSNRESEQTKFLKDLKLSEQCRMKSLSYEMNFYINIEDKQGNLDSCISQEFDNIGLSDSGNNSDSTLFETVHTRLPLTLKHLKEVKVTLLPSVKFDKQWEMLHYDSNLKEKMYSHGISSLKLSHLLEKCKTKIRKNNLFLLHGPPGTGKTTLCKSFCQKLALRNCNLFDSGHSGILVEVSCSQIFSRWFGESTKNLDGIFNDIERLLKHEQASKKFVCLLFDEVESLAISRHQLLNTNETTDSVRVLNCLMTHLDNLKKYPNFILLCTSNLRENIDPAFLDRLDVSFYVGFPSVTVCQQILTNITQEMINSEIIFPDENEFEMETIIKKLAVFSNACKISGRTLSKVPLSCLSENFTDVPIPLTQYLLALNATLRKHHRQLNTPTEHFS comes from the exons ATGGTAAGGATCTTTGTTGATTGTGAAATGAACGCAGAGTGCATTGGATGGTTAGAAGATCTAatagatgaagaagatggatcGAAAGCAGTTGCAAGAAGCTTTATAATGGTAATCCAGAATGCATTGGAAGctaaattgaaagaaaagatagGTTATCATAGTTCTGATGGTCAATCGCTCTTGGAAATTACCAAGAAATTAAGATCATCGATCGTACAAGATTTGGATCTTCTACGAGTGAACAACCATGGGACGGACTTCCCAAAAGCATTTCTTAAAGTAGTTTGGCACCAGCTATTGGAAAAGCACATGGTTCCTGGACCTAAGGACACTATCATAAGATTGCCGAGTGTGACGCAATTCGAGGAAGAGACAATTCTATCTTCTTACGTCAAAGATGTTGATTTAGAGATAATCGAGAATAGTCCAGTAGGCGCTTTGCTAGAGCTGAAGGATGGAAAGGGTTTAAAAGATATGATAGACGGGATTCTATCGAATAGGGAAAGTGAGCAAACAAAGTTTCTCAAAGATTTAAAATTATCAGAGCAATGCAGAATGAAGAGCCTGTCGTATGAAATGAATTTCTATATCAATATTGAAGATAAACAGGGAAACCTTGATTCATGTATAAgtcaagaatttgataacattGGCTTATCTGATTCAGGCAATAACAGTGATAGTACATTATTCGAAACTGTACATACTAGATTGCCCCTTACGCTaaaacatttgaaagaagtgaaGGTAACATTATTACCTTCAGTTAAATTTGACAAACAATGGGAAATGCTTCATTATGACTCCAAtttaaaggaaaagatgTACTCGCATGGTATTTCATCGCTCAAGCTAAGCCACCTATTAGAAAAATGTAAAACGAAAATCCGTAAGAATAACTTATTCTTGTTACATGGACCGCCGGGAACTGGTAAGACTACATTATGCAAATCATTTTGCCAAAAACTTGCTTTACGGAATTGTAATTTGTTCGATAGTGGCCATTCTGGAATCCTTGTGGAAGTGTCGTGTTCTCAAATATTTTCAAGGTGGTTCGGCGAGTCAACCAAAAATTTGGATGGTATCTTTAACGATATAGAACGGCTATTAAAGCATGAACAAGCGTCCAAAAAATTCGTTTGTTTACTATTCGACGAGGTGGAATCCTTAGCTATTTCAAGGcatcaattgttgaatacaAACGAGACGACAGATTCTGTACGGGTTCTCAACTGCTTGATGACGCATTTAGATAATCTAAAAAAGTATCCCAACTTCATCTTATTATGCACGTCAAATTTGAGAGAAAATATAGATCCAGCGTTTTTAGATAGGCTAGACGTCTCTTTTTATGTGGGATTCCCTTCTGTAACGGTGTGCCAGCAAATCCTAACAAATATAACGCAAGAAATGATTAATTCTGAAATCATATTTCCGGATGAGAACGaatttgaaatggaaactaTCATAAAGAAATTGGCAGTTTTCTCCAAT GCTTGTAAGATAAGTGGAAGAACCCTTTCAAAGGTACCTTTGAGCTGCCTATCAGAAAACTTCACGGATGTACCTATTCCACTGACACAATACCTTCTTGCACTAAATGCCACTCTTAGAAAACATCACCGTCAACTTAATACGCCCACCGAGCATTTCTCATAA
- a CDS encoding uncharacterized protein (no similarity), translated as MIISIRDEKRKHSKIYPFHNLTLLQPAQAQPVPHLHLVGLPLLPAAPQQEEALSLTALAVLDLVVQQLLTAPLSATFFEQQLIGYCFILIIV; from the coding sequence ATGATAATATCGATACGAGATGAAAAGAGGAAACACAGTAAAATATACCCATTTCATAATTTGACGTTGTTGCAACCAGCACAAGCACAGCCTGTACCGCATTTACATCTAGTCGGCTTACCGCTGTTGCCTGCTGCCCcacaacaagaagaagcacTTTCTTTAACAGCTTTGGCTGTACTTGATCTTGTGGTACAACAACTTTTGACAGCGCCGCTGTCAGCAACCTTTTTCGAACAACAACTCATTGGTTATTGCTTTATCTTAATTATTGTTTGA
- the SEN54 gene encoding tRNA splicing endonuclease subunit SEN54 (similar to uniprot|Q02825 Saccharomyces cerevisiae YPL083C SEN54 Subunit of the tRNA splicing endonuclease which is composed of Sen2p Sen15p Sen34p and Sen54p): MSDNEETFNDSDVEGDELLQDWSLATKIIGDNKNVIPLRGEKDYEPDGTGMQGSMLFKAKKVMFDVLRQPDRGTIIKNQVKAYYDLDLHVATIKFPKGTFTNTVGSPNSDGTLTLQFHEFVYLVERGSVSPIIDLGINGEKEEYLLSLQDVYSFFKSQDELDEFFVYAYLKRMGYIVFPTNWKYGKQLSVYSRYNKGENRFQNTYLLLNGIFNLFTNISYSWLKDWATNINNIISFHPVKFASSGAIFESINKTITFYAPPKSQKQLLESHGVDLNAPVSSNYKIAFDVWKPNPSFKKSNRYLPDFQIVIHNKNSKKAEFPNLKDFKGIFQRLDHKFPFINDVDIAEEKVTKSNKTGNVDAQRHLKSRRKNNKGDKTLSLYARKMKRIKEGYRSFLLAVMDGGLVSIVKITETDFGSENIWYVPSPKIVQWKKPNQKKRN; the protein is encoded by the coding sequence ATGTCCGACAATGAAGAAACGTTCAATGATTCAGATGTGGAAGGGGATGAATTGCTTCAAGATTGGTCGCTAGCAACTAAAATTATTGGTGATAATAAGAATGTGATACCACTGCGAGGTGAAAAAGATTACGAGCCAGATGGTACTGGTATGCAAGGATCGATGCTTTTCAAGGCTAAGAAAGTGATGTTTGATGTTCTTCGACAACCTGACAGGGGAACTATCATTAAGAATCAAGTTAAGGCATATTATGATCTTGATTTACATGTTGCAACTATTAAGTTTCCAAAAGGTACTTTTACCAATACCGTTGGTAGTCCTAATTCGGACGGAACCTTAACCTTGCAGTTTCATGAATTTGTGTACTTAGTCGAAAGAGGAAGTGTTTCACCAATTATTGATTTGGGTATTAACggtgaaaaggaagagTACTTATTGTCATTGCAAGATGtctattctttcttcaaatctcAAGATGAACTGGATGAGTTCTTTGTGTATGCctatttgaaaagaatgggCTATATCGTGTTTCCAACCAACTGGAAATATGGAAAACAACTTTCAGTTTATAGCAGATACAACAAAGGGGAAAATAGATTCCAGAATACATACCTTCTTTTGAACGGAATTTTTAACCTATTTACAAACATCTCCTATTCATGGCTTAAAGACTGGGCAACtaatatcaacaacatcatAAGTTTCCACCCAGTGAAGTTTGCATCGTCTGGCGCAATATTTGAGTCCATTAACAAGACAATTACCTTCTACGCTCCTCCTAAATCTCAAAAACAACTCCTAGAAAGTCATGGGGTGGATCTTAACGCTCCCGTGTCGTCAAATTATAAGATTGCATTTGATGTATGGAAACCTAATCCATCTTTTAAGAAGAGTAACAGATATCTGCCTGATTTCCAAATAGTCATCCATAATAAAAACTCCAAGAAAGCGGAATTTCCAAACCTCAAAGATTTTAAGGGCATATTTCAACGATTAGATCATAAATTCCCTTTTATTAATGATGTTGATATAGCCGAAGAAAAAGTgacaaaatcaaacaagaCCGGTAATGTTGATGCTCAGAGGCATTTAAAAAGCAGACGTAAGAATAATAAAGGAGATAAAACCTTGAGCTTATATGCTCGGAAAATGAAGAGAATTAAGGAAGGTTATCGGAGTTTCCTTTTAGCGGTGATGGATGGCGGCTTGGTGAGTATAGTCAAAATCACAGAAACGGATTTTGGATCTGAAAATATATGGTATGTTCCATCACCTAAAATAGTACAGTGGAAAAAACCaaaccagaagaagagaaattaG